The genome window aagaaaatttttgaaaatgaaAATGACTTTGACCAAAGAAAATTGGTGTAGCTGTTATATTGTTTAGCAAGAGAGAaaaacttgaattttttttttaacaagCTGTTATTTGAATATTGAAGGGCAAAATCATGGGTTACAATTTTGAAATGCTGGAATTCTACTCTTGGAGAGGTGAATGAGCAGGCAAATAGAGATGAAGACACATGTGAATATGGTGAAAGGAAGAGGTCCCAGCAGGGTGAACAGCCAACATGTTGTTTTCGAGCTTAAACAACGTGTGGTTCTTGCGCTGAACAAGCTTGCAGATAGGGATACTTACCGACTTGGAGTTGAAGAGCTAGAGAAAATAATTGAATGCTTAACCCCAGATGGAGTTGCTCCATTTCTATCCTGTATATTGGATACTGATTCGGAGCAGAAAAGTGCTGTTCGTAAGGAATCTATCCGGTTGATGGGCATGCTAGCCAACTTCCATGATAGTATTGTTGTTCCACATCTTGCGAAGATGGTATCCAGCATTGTTAAGCGTCTCAAGGACTCGGATACTGTTGTAAGAGATGCTTGTGTGGATACTGTTGGAATTTTGGCTTCTAAAATGAGCAGTGTTGCAGGTGACAATGACAATGATGGAGTTTTTGTGGTGCTAGTGAGACCTATTTTTGAATCCTTGGGAGAACAAAATAAGCAGGTGCAAACTGGTTCAGCTCTGTGTTTGGCTCGGGTCATAGACAGTATTCAGAACCCTCCAGCTGCCATTTTGCAGAAGATGCTGGCTAAAACTGTGAAGTTGCTTAAGAATCCACACTTCATGGCAAAGCCAGCTGTTATTGAATTGAATAGAAGCATTATTCAGGTTGGTCTATCTTGTGCCAAATTCTTTGAATCTTTGAAATTTTCTGTCGCGCATATGTACTAGTCATATCAATGCTCGACTTGAAGGATAAGAATGTTCCAGTTTACACCATAGTGTAATCCTATTGTGTTCGCACTTGTGCAGCATATGTTTGCTTATAGTTGGCGCCTTAAAAGAATGAGGAAATGGCCTTTGGGAATTAGTCTCAGCAGTATAACctaattaaaatttaaattatgtttTGCAAGCTTAGGGTGATTTATATTTCCGACAAAGATGACAAATTTTCACATTTTTTCTAATATTCAGGCTGGTGGTGCCAATACACATAGTGCTTTATCAACTGCAATGGCTAGCATTCAAGAAGCACTCAAGAACAGCGATTGGGCAACAAGAAAAGCTGCATGTGCAGCATTAGGGGACATTGCTTCAACTGGTGGAGCATTATTCAGTGCTTTCAAGTCCTCCAGCATCCGGAGCCTCGAATCTTGTCGATTTGATAAGGTAAGTGATGCAGCCAGAATGCATAATTGAACTATGTGGTATGATTCTATATTGTGGTTGTCTAATATGAAAGTTGAAATTATTAAACCTTATGTGCTCTGTTCAGGTGAAACCAGTCAGGGACTCAGCATTGCAGGCTTTACACGTGTGGAAAAGGTTTCCCGGCCCTGGTACATCTGAACCTTCTGAAGCAGGCTCTTCCATAAAAGGTAAGATGTTCGGTGCTCTCTGATGTGATATTTCTTTCAGTTGGTGCAGATTTTACTCATCTTACTATGATGCTTTGTGATGTCCGATAACCTAGTTGATTTGTCTCACAACTAAGCAGTTAAAGTTGCCGATTTGAGTGCTCTAGTTCTTGAGCTATGTTATTTGTTAAATTAAGATGGTTCTTGAGCCCTTGGATTTTAAACCTAACTGTTGATCTAGTTTCAGCTCAGACTTGCTTCTGTCCTTGTTGGGCTGGCCATATTACCGGCATGTTTACCAGTTACATGTTATTTACATCAGTAATTTTGAAAATTGACTTTCTTAATATTTGTTTTTGGTGACTTGTGTAATAATAGCTTGTATTTTGCAGAAAATCGGTATAAAGATGATTATGGTGATATAACAAGTGCCAGTGAGTCAACACTGAAGGATGCCACACCTAAGAAATTTGGTTGTGACTCGGCTAGAAACAAGCTTCCCCTTTCTTTGAGAAAAGCAGGCCATAACCATGTCGAAAAGCCTCAGCACTGCGGAACTAATGAGTGGCATGTGGAGATAGCAGTTCCGACAACACGTAAGATCTTTATGCCAGAAGTTAGGGATGGAGAATCAGAGGGTAGTTCTGTTATGAAGGCATTTGAAAAAAGTGCTGAGACTAGAAGTTCTCATGATGTTGAATATGAATATGTGCACATAGATGACAAACAGGAGTGCTCTTCTGGGTCAAATCTGTTTCCTGATAACTTTCAACGCAAAGAAGTCATGGGTTCTATCCAGATAATTGATGAGGCCAGTTTGGGTACACCACTGGGAACAAGTCAGCGTTCTGCAGTTGAAGAAATCAGTATTGAGGAACAACGATATTTTGATGTAACGCAGGACCGAAGAAGCTTAGATTCAACAACTACTGAATTGAGCTCTCAAAAATTGCATGGCTGCTGTTCTCATGTAGCAAAAGAAATGTTATCTGTCCGAAAGCAACTCTTGGATATTGAGAATAAGCAATCCAATTTACTAGATTTATTAAAGGTAATTAATTTAACATTTCTTTTGTGTTAGTCTGGATCAACCAATACGTATTATGAGAACCAACCTTTCTGCGTCATGCCATTTTGTGGAAGGCACAGCACATGCTCTTAATCTGTAATATGTAAAGTAAGCCAAGAACTAAACTTCCTAGAAAATGTCCTCTCAAATGCACACTTATAAAGGTAGAGAAGAAGTTTCAGTATATGCATTATGCTTGTATCTTATTAAGTTTCTTTATATGATGTATAACATGTTCAGTTGGTGCATTGTCCAAAAAACATGTTCGGTTGATGATAGAAATGATAAGATAAACAAAGAGGTCTGGGTATGTCTATTTTCAAAGTATGAGGTTTCCTGTAGATATTGGAGCAATAAATATGATCTTTACGGTTATTGTGGCTAATATATCTTCTCACTAGATTTAACTTATGACTAAGATTATGTATTTATGGAGTACTGCTTAGATAATATGTGAAACAAAACATTTGTTGAAGAATgggtttttcttttgttctttcctCAAATCCATCTTTGCCTTGTAAAGAAAAGACTTGAGCACACAGATGATATCAGATAATAGCAAGGCCGCAGTTCCTTCACCTGCATGCCACTGTTCAATTATTTCTGTTTTCTTTCTTTCCCTTTCCTCTGAAATTCAGTTTTGTTTGTTCATAGCCACCATATTCTTTTGAGTTAGTGTTTGAAATACTTACTGTTACTTGGCTGTCCCCCTGTTGTAACTGATATTTTCAGGAGTTCACAACCAACATAGTGGATAACCTGTCAATGATGCAAATGAAGGTGGCCGGTCTTGAAGGCATGGTTGATAGAATGGCCAGTGAACTTTCTTATGGAGGGAGATGTCCTGATCCATTGGCAACAAAATTTATGAAAAGAAGTCCTTCTGTTGCTTCCCCAAGACTCTCCACGTACACCCCAAGGCCATCTGTTGATATACATCATAGGAAGTCTCCGCTACTGCCCACCAAAGACATGGATGTTCAAGAGGAAAGGACACTTGTGAAGAGTAGATCGAGCAGTTTTAGAAAGCAAAATCTAGATATGTGGACTGATCCTGCTGCAAAACAAGGTGGATATCCTGTTGGAAAAGGAGTTCACAAAAATAGTGGACAGGGAACTCATGGAGGTCAATTGAGGAGAAACAATGATGTCTTCAGCAGGATTTCTACAACTAATGCCAAACAACACCATGTAGATGTCAAGAACAACCTCTGGAGAGTTGTTAAAGAACATCTGTTGGAAGGGGATGTAGACTCTGCTTATGTGGAAGCTCTTTATTCTGGTGATGAACTTGTTTTGTTTGAACTTATTGATACAACAGGTCCGGTTCTGGAGAATTTATCGCAGAAGACCACAAGTGATCTTTTGGCCACTTTGGCATCGTACTTCTGTGAACAAACATATGTGAATAACATAATTCCCTGGCTGCAAAAGGCAAGTGCATCTTGTGGTTATCAAAATCTTTAAACTAACGTTATCCTTGTTCTTGAAACTTTAAATGCACAAACAATTTTTAATTAGGAAAAAAGGTTGCTTCTCACTGAAGGTAGACAAGTTTTTTTGTCATAAGTAGGGTTTGAATACTGTGTCAAATTACTTTCCCTTCTTCTGCCTTAGTTATGTTTTATGCCAAATTTGTGAGAGCTTCCTTCCGTTTTATTCCATAAGTTTCTGCTCATCTTGCTTTTGTATCTTACACGACTTAGATGACATGTCCACTGCCTTTTTGTTCTGCAACTTGCAACAATTCTGAGTGTATGACATGGTAAAACCTGTTAGTCTGATTACTTCTTACATAATGATGTATTTCGTTCATGAACAAGTAAAAATaactatgcctcaatcccaaGCTAGTAGGGGTTGGCTCATAGACAAATTCTTTTCGAAATATATCTGGACTTTAGCCTCATGATGTACTTTTTCTGAAGCTTAGGTGGTGGACCTGAGTTCCGTCCATGGACCAGATTGCATTGCCGTTTCTTCAAAAGCAAGGCGGGAGTTTCTTTCTGCATTTCAGGATGCGATAAATGGTGGATATTCTACCCCGGCAGAGAGAAAATCTTTGATGCAGTTGGCAATGACTTTAAACCAGATTTGGGGTAAGAAAAGTCTTTTTCTTATTTAAATTTGTCTCCAGTCAGAAGCTTAAATTATTGACTAATCAATTACTTCTACCTGCTGCAAAGGGCAGGATAGAACAAcattaacatatatatatatatatatatatatatatatatacatgcataTTATTATGTGTATCTGTACATATGAGATTTTGTTCAGAAAGATCCTTTCTTTATTGTTATAGATCCTTGCATGAAGAAGCGACGTGCATAATGTTAGTTACATTTTAAGTCCTGGTATTGTGGCATGTGATGCATATTATGAACATAGAACGTAACGAGTTGATAGCAGAACCTGCAACTCTTAGGATAGGAGAGTGTGGTCATGTGGGGAAGGAAGTTTAATTGATGATAGGTTTCACTGTTCTGGTTTTTGGTCTCAAAAACCAGGGGAAGTGGTGAACCCAAGTTTGTAGCATACTGTACTAAGTCTCATTCCATGGTGGTGCCCCTATTTGTAACTCCTGTATTTTAAGTTTCTAGAGAATGGAAGGACAATATGATTTTGCCGTTGACGAGGCCCTACATATGACACTGCAATGCAAAAGCTTGTGTTTATTAGATTACCTGAATTAGAGAGAACCTCGTGTTGCTTCTGTTTCTCTTCACTCTTCATAGAGGTGTCTTCACTCTAACATCATTTGTTTCTCATTGCAGGAAAAAATGCGCCATAACATGCCAAAAAGGTTGCAGATATTCTGTGCTTGAATTTGGAAGCAGGCTTATAGACTTAAAGCAGCAGAGAATGGATGTGGGGAAATGAATCTTGATGCTTGGAAagactcttttctttctttaaaaCTTTTCAAAACTTTACCTGAAGTATGGCTGTAGAATGAAAGGTTCAAGTTTCTAGCATCAAAACCGTTTCCTGAATTTGTGATCTCCTTGTTCATTTCTAAGCTTACTTGAAAATGCTGTTTAAACATTGGAACGTCAGACATATCAGCCATAGATGTCAACCATTCATTAGGTGACATTGTACAGTTGAAATTGAACAGTTATTTCATGTCTTTCCTTCTCCAATCTTTGTTAGCAGCAAAGAAAAATTATAAGAAGCTCCCTTTAGTTAGGACTTCGTTAAATGAATAAGAAACAAGTCACTTGATTTGATTGTTCAACCTGGTACATTGAGGATCCGAGCTTCTTCAAATGAAAATCTGTACCAAAACCAAAAATCCAATTTGATATACTAATTTATTTTTTGGTTTGATTGGATGTAACGACCATGTCATGTCTAGCTTTACTCATTAACAACAGAAACAAATCCCTCAGACGACTTTCTTGGTTTCCTTATAGAGACTCCATTCAAAAGAAAGAATTCCAAAAACTTAAGGTCTTAGCAATATATTTGGTCTAAATGATGCTTGATGCCAGACCCTCCTTCGGAGGGACCTTATTATTTCCCTAATATCACCAAATGTCTCATAGCTAAGGCAATTTCCTCAGAACAACATAATAAAAAAGACGCGGAATGACAAACAAAGTGTCTTCCAAGTATAGATAAGTCCTCCAATGAAGGAATGCTAAGAGAAAAGATATGTAATGCGGATTAATAAAGATGAATTTTTGCTCAATGCATTTGGTACAACACAAGCTTCATCTTAGCTTTTGCTTGGTAGCTTCAACTTCTTGAAGAAACTGATCCCACGTCGAGCACAAGATCAGGAGAAGGGCTATAAAGGTCACACTCCTTTGGTATCTCGCTCTTGCTTCTtccatttgtttgtttactcctcTGCGCTGCATCAGCTTCCCTTTCACTTTCACATTTGAGTGGGTTTGCTTTAGCTTCATACAAGGTGACACTGCCACTTCCACTCATAAGAATTGTTTCTTCGCCTTTATCTTGTGGTTGAAGCGCTTCAAGTATTTCAACGACTTGACTCATGACAGGCCTTCCTTTCGGGTTTTGGCTTAGGCATTGATAGGTTAGATTGGCAACTTTTAATGCAGTTTTAGAGGAGTATTGACCTTCCAGTCTGGGGTCCATTATCCGGAAAAGCTTCTTGCTATGATTCAAGAGAGGTCGAGCAAACTCTACAAGGTTATGTTCCCGGCTAGGTTTACTCTTGTCCATCGCTCGCCTTCCAATGAGCATCTCAAGCAAGACAACGCCAAAACCATAAACGTCACTTCTGGCTGTTAAATGTCCTGAATAATGCAACTATGCATCTTagttcaacaacaataaacaGAATAAACACAAGCCATAAGCAAAAATGAAGATGATCACAGAAGGCATAAACCGTAAGGCGTATGACATTTTGGTCTTTGGCTGCATAAAGAGGATAGGGAAGATGCTATGAGTTACGTTGAAGAATTTCAATACTTTGGTCTTCAAATGGCAGTATCTGTAAACAGCTATGGAAGGCAGATGGACTAGATATTGATGCTATATGTGTTCACAAAGATAGGCAAAAAGCCAAACCACTCATTTATAAAGGTTGAAGAGGAATTGTAGCATAAAATGTGTTTAACTGTCGTTCTTTGCTAGGCTCAGAAGATGCTTTACATATTGAACCAAATAAGCGACCGCATAAAGCAAACAGCTATCTCATAAGCTTTGGTTAGCGCTTGCCTAATTTGTGCAACAAGCAACCACAAGACTCACCGGTCATGACATACTCTGGAGCAGCATAGCCATAAGTGCCCATTACACGAGTTGATACATGTGTTTGATCTCCCATGGGCCCATCTTTTGCAAGTCCAAAGTCAGAAAGCTTTGCATTAAATTCCTGCATCAAAATTTAAACAAAGGCAAAGATTGCATAGCACTTTTAATTTCACCCATATTTTTTCTCAGCAAGTACCAAATACCAGTTTTCTAGGGCCTCTTATTAACAAATGAAAATGAAGAAGACCACAAACACAAAACCAACCAGAAGGGATCTCGAAAGAAAAGTACATCATGGAAAAGACAACTCACCGCATCCAACAAAATGTTTGATGTCTTGAAGTCCCTGTATATTATAGGCCTTTCAGCTCCATGAAGAAAAGCAAGCCCTTTAGCAGCATCCAAAGCAATTCTCATTCTTCTTGACCACGTTAAAGTTGCACACACTCCTACAGCACAATACATGGTTGAAGAGAGGAAGAGCAAATTCCCATAGAGAACAAACAACTGAAAATACTGATCCATTAAATAAGGATTGGGAAACAAGAAATGCAATTCTTTAGCCTTCATCAACATGGAGTGACATGGGTACTGAGTACTCACTTGGAAAAAGGTGCTTTTCCAGGCTGCCAGATGCCATATATTCATAAACTAATAGTCTATGGTAATCCTCACAGCAGTATCCAATCAGCTTCACCAGATTTGGATGTCGAAGCTGCCCCAAGTAGTTCACCTCTGCCTGCACATAAATGAGTCAAAAATAAGAGACTGACATGCTATTGAACAACAGTGTCGTCGA of Nicotiana tomentosiformis chromosome 7, ASM39032v3, whole genome shotgun sequence contains these proteins:
- the LOC104110606 gene encoding TORTIFOLIA1-like protein 2; amino-acid sequence: MSRQIEMKTHVNMVKGRGPSRVNSQHVVFELKQRVVLALNKLADRDTYRLGVEELEKIIECLTPDGVAPFLSCILDTDSEQKSAVRKESIRLMGMLANFHDSIVVPHLAKMVSSIVKRLKDSDTVVRDACVDTVGILASKMSSVAGDNDNDGVFVVLVRPIFESLGEQNKQVQTGSALCLARVIDSIQNPPAAILQKMLAKTVKLLKNPHFMAKPAVIELNRSIIQAGGANTHSALSTAMASIQEALKNSDWATRKAACAALGDIASTGGALFSAFKSSSIRSLESCRFDKVKPVRDSALQALHVWKRFPGPGTSEPSEAGSSIKENRYKDDYGDITSASESTLKDATPKKFGCDSARNKLPLSLRKAGHNHVEKPQHCGTNEWHVEIAVPTTRKIFMPEVRDGESEGSSVMKAFEKSAETRSSHDVEYEYVHIDDKQECSSGSNLFPDNFQRKEVMGSIQIIDEASLGTPLGTSQRSAVEEISIEEQRYFDVTQDRRSLDSTTTELSSQKLHGCCSHVAKEMLSVRKQLLDIENKQSNLLDLLKEFTTNIVDNLSMMQMKVAGLEGMVDRMASELSYGGRCPDPLATKFMKRSPSVASPRLSTYTPRPSVDIHHRKSPLLPTKDMDVQEERTLVKSRSSSFRKQNLDMWTDPAAKQGGYPVGKGVHKNSGQGTHGGQLRRNNDVFSRISTTNAKQHHVDVKNNLWRVVKEHLLEGDVDSAYVEALYSGDELVLFELIDTTGPVLENLSQKTTSDLLATLASYFCEQTYVNNIIPWLQKVVDLSSVHGPDCIAVSSKARREFLSAFQDAINGGYSTPAERKSLMQLAMTLNQIWGKNAP
- the LOC104110604 gene encoding probable serine/threonine-protein kinase PBL17: MGSCFSIEEDESELHQHNKPVGHGVGAYPTKSKNPVIPQSTNRDAKDTEKASSIVIIPKNLKDLRQNPGSSDLDIFTYEEMKLSTKHFRPDKVLGEGGFGIVYKGIIDEHVRPGYKTTYVAIKELDPEGLQGDREWLAEVNYLGQLRHPNLVKLIGYCCEDYHRLLVYEYMASGSLEKHLFPRVCATLTWSRRMRIALDAAKGLAFLHGAERPIIYRDFKTSNILLDAEFNAKLSDFGLAKDGPMGDQTHVSTRVMGTYGYAAPEYVMTGHLTARSDVYGFGVVLLEMLIGRRAMDKSKPSREHNLVEFARPLLNHSKKLFRIMDPRLEGQYSSKTALKVANLTYQCLSQNPKGRPVMSQVVEILEALQPQDKGEETILMSGSGSVTLYEAKANPLKCESEREADAAQRSKQTNGRSKSEIPKECDLYSPSPDLVLDVGSVSSRS